In Ignavibacteriales bacterium, one genomic interval encodes:
- a CDS encoding alkaline phosphatase family protein encodes MHPFLAEGLYPVKRAVLFLSILIASAVIAAEASERPKLVIYISIDQMKAEYLDWYKAEFIGGFKRFLKDGTVFTNADLNFAPSETGPGHAALGTGAYPAHSGILSNEWLDPKSGSQDYCVQDSSAGKVDGEGGGVSPRMLMVTGLGDWWKQAIPHSKVVSASIKDRAAILMSGQHPDYAFWYDRKSGHMVTSDYYVRHLPEWVKTFNEEDWVQHNLPDAWTKLLPDSMYTKYGPDELPGEQQTDGSTSFPHAYPREKKKSLLPSGPFGDAMVLDFARAAVRSEQLGQRGVSDLLTISLSCADYVGHAYGGNSHELIDLIIRLDRALGEFFADMENIVGAGNVLFVLSGDHAAMPLPEYLSSVKHTTGRRVLVRKEVYPKIEALDQKLQRELGTRDHIIKSNAFLNYAAASMAGVDSVALERRVKEGLLRIDGIAGVYFRREILHPASRNKPFVGYYQKGYYPPRGRDFLILPRKNYLFTTSTTGTTHGTPYSYDTHVPMLFLGKGMKPARITNPAQTVDIAPTIARLMGIPFPKTVDGIPRKELVR; translated from the coding sequence ATGCACCCATTCCTAGCCGAGGGATTGTACCCTGTGAAACGTGCCGTGTTGTTCCTGAGTATCCTGATTGCCAGCGCCGTCATTGCGGCGGAGGCATCCGAACGCCCAAAACTCGTCATCTACATTTCCATCGACCAGATGAAGGCTGAATACCTTGATTGGTACAAGGCCGAATTCATTGGCGGATTCAAACGGTTTCTGAAAGACGGAACCGTCTTCACAAACGCCGACTTGAACTTTGCTCCAAGTGAAACCGGCCCGGGCCACGCTGCGCTTGGAACCGGAGCATATCCTGCGCACAGCGGGATTCTCTCGAACGAGTGGCTTGATCCCAAGTCCGGCAGTCAGGACTACTGTGTCCAGGACTCGTCAGCTGGAAAAGTCGATGGAGAAGGGGGCGGAGTCTCGCCGCGTATGCTCATGGTCACGGGGCTGGGGGACTGGTGGAAACAGGCCATTCCTCACTCCAAAGTGGTATCGGCATCGATCAAGGACAGGGCAGCAATCCTCATGAGCGGCCAGCATCCCGACTACGCCTTTTGGTACGACAGGAAATCGGGGCATATGGTGACATCCGACTACTATGTGCGCCACCTGCCGGAGTGGGTGAAGACATTCAATGAAGAAGATTGGGTCCAGCACAACTTGCCCGATGCATGGACGAAGCTTCTGCCTGACTCAATGTACACCAAGTACGGCCCGGATGAATTGCCGGGCGAGCAGCAAACAGACGGCTCGACATCGTTCCCGCATGCCTATCCGCGCGAGAAAAAGAAATCGCTGCTTCCGTCGGGCCCGTTTGGCGACGCTATGGTGCTCGATTTTGCGCGCGCGGCCGTGCGGTCGGAACAACTCGGCCAGCGCGGCGTCAGCGATCTGCTCACGATCAGCCTCTCGTGCGCAGACTACGTGGGCCATGCATATGGAGGCAACAGCCACGAGTTGATCGATCTGATCATCCGGCTCGACCGGGCGCTCGGTGAGTTCTTCGCGGACATGGAGAACATCGTCGGCGCCGGAAATGTTCTTTTTGTGTTGAGCGGTGACCATGCCGCGATGCCGCTGCCCGAGTATCTATCATCCGTCAAGCACACAACGGGCCGGCGGGTTCTCGTTCGGAAAGAAGTCTATCCGAAGATCGAAGCCCTTGATCAGAAACTTCAGAGGGAGCTGGGGACGAGGGACCACATTATCAAGTCGAACGCTTTCCTGAACTATGCGGCGGCCTCAATGGCAGGTGTCGATTCTGTTGCGCTGGAGCGACGGGTGAAAGAGGGACTGCTGCGCATCGACGGAATCGCCGGAGTCTATTTCCGCCGCGAGATCCTGCACCCGGCGAGCAGAAACAAACCGTTCGTCGGGTATTATCAGAAAGGGTACTATCCGCCCCGAGGCAGGGATTTCTTGATCCTCCCGCGCAAGAACTACCTTTTCACGACATCAACGACAGGAACCACCCACGGCACCCCCTATTCGTACGACACACATGTGCCGATGCTCTTCCTGGGCAAGGGAATGAAACCAGCCAGAATCACAAACCCGGCCCAGACGGTTGACATTGCGCCGACAATCGCCCGTCTCATGGGCATCCCGTTTCCGAAGACTGTCGATGGCATTCCTCGAAAAGAGCTTGTGAGGTAG
- a CDS encoding transposase, whose amino-acid sequence MKKPWTFDDSNSLFFCTDVIVGWQYVFTSTEFFETIIDSLKYCQENKSLRLFGYVVMPNHVHSIVSAAQGNLASIIRDYKRHTSWRISELLGEARNRRLLKYFHTVARREDRGNEHKIWQSGSHPVLIESSHFFEQKLEYIHNNPVTKGYVERPEDWKFSSARNYALGDNSIIKVDFLE is encoded by the coding sequence ATGAAAAAGCCATGGACATTCGATGATTCGAATTCCCTTTTCTTCTGCACTGACGTCATTGTCGGATGGCAGTACGTTTTCACATCAACCGAGTTCTTCGAGACGATCATCGATTCGCTCAAATATTGCCAGGAGAACAAAAGCCTCAGATTGTTTGGATATGTTGTCATGCCAAACCATGTACATTCCATAGTCTCTGCCGCACAAGGTAACCTGGCATCAATCATACGAGATTACAAACGGCACACGTCCTGGAGGATCTCAGAACTTCTCGGAGAGGCAAGAAACAGGCGTTTGCTAAAGTACTTTCATACGGTTGCAAGACGGGAGGATAGGGGAAACGAACACAAGATCTGGCAAAGCGGAAGTCACCCCGTATTGATCGAGAGCAGCCATTTTTTCGAACAGAAGCTGGAGTACATACACAACAATCCGGTCACCAAGGGTTATGTTGAAAGGCCTGAAGATTGGAAGTTCTCAAGCGCGAGGAACTATGCTCTAGGGGATAACTCCATCATCAAGGTCGATTTCTTGGAGTGA
- a CDS encoding bifunctional UDP-sugar hydrolase/5'-nucleotidase, which translates to MISTRSRTARLFTFILTTLILVSLPVLTQPKQITILHTNDMHASFLPHEAYWVRTTPKPLVGGFNELAFTIDSVRKTKSATLLLDAGDLMTGNPITDRVYKGAEGGALVEMLNLMGYEGWEPGNHDFDISYANFLQLASIAKFPVFTANLVDEKSGLPITRKEYVIVEKNGLKIGVFGVMSQEYYSLVSVNSAKGVKLLPYLAEAKRMIDFLRPQTDLVIALTHTGVDDDSVLAANVKGLDVIIGGHSHTRLKKPKYVNGVIIAQAGSNAENLGVLDLTIENKTVTRWDGNLNQLWYHSDRRTVVTALVDSFNTEIKREYSQVIGTWVADPTSDQPEAGLGAFLAAAQRDAAHADLGFMNNGGVRKKLSPGPITKQDLFEVLPFRNLLMKFDLTGKQVQTMVLHYLNGRPGIIIAGLSCEWKKSASGDVEILKLLINGKPVDLNATYTGAASDYLMGEAKRYLGIDAPQLTYMNETVFNAVEKRVREMKTVEAKAERPFKEIK; encoded by the coding sequence ATGATCTCCACACGATCCCGTACCGCAAGGTTGTTCACCTTCATCCTTACAACCCTCATCCTCGTTTCGCTGCCGGTTCTTACGCAGCCGAAACAGATTACGATTCTGCACACAAACGACATGCACGCCAGCTTCCTTCCGCACGAAGCGTATTGGGTACGGACGACTCCGAAACCCCTCGTCGGCGGATTCAATGAACTTGCGTTTACAATCGACAGCGTGCGGAAGACCAAATCCGCGACGCTTCTGCTCGATGCAGGCGACCTCATGACCGGAAACCCGATTACCGACCGCGTCTACAAGGGGGCGGAAGGGGGTGCCCTCGTTGAAATGCTGAACCTGATGGGATACGAGGGTTGGGAACCGGGGAATCATGATTTCGACATATCGTACGCAAACTTCCTGCAACTCGCTTCGATCGCGAAGTTTCCTGTGTTCACGGCAAACCTCGTCGATGAGAAGTCCGGTCTCCCCATCACACGGAAGGAATACGTCATCGTTGAGAAGAACGGGCTGAAGATAGGGGTCTTTGGAGTGATGTCGCAGGAGTATTACAGTCTCGTCAGCGTGAACAGCGCGAAGGGAGTGAAGCTGCTTCCGTATCTCGCCGAGGCAAAGAGGATGATCGACTTCCTCCGTCCACAGACCGACCTGGTGATTGCGCTTACGCACACAGGCGTCGATGACGATTCGGTTCTCGCCGCGAACGTCAAGGGACTGGATGTGATCATCGGCGGACACTCGCACACGCGGCTGAAGAAACCAAAGTATGTCAACGGTGTCATCATCGCCCAGGCGGGGTCCAACGCCGAGAACCTCGGCGTGCTCGACCTGACGATCGAGAACAAAACAGTGACACGATGGGACGGTAATCTGAATCAACTCTGGTATCATTCGGACCGGAGAACTGTCGTGACGGCACTCGTGGATTCCTTCAATACGGAGATCAAGCGGGAGTACAGTCAGGTTATCGGTACATGGGTGGCTGACCCGACCAGCGACCAGCCCGAAGCCGGCCTCGGCGCATTTCTCGCCGCCGCGCAGCGCGATGCGGCGCACGCGGATCTCGGGTTCATGAACAACGGCGGCGTCCGGAAAAAGCTTTCGCCCGGGCCCATCACCAAACAGGATCTGTTCGAGGTTCTCCCATTCAGGAATCTGCTGATGAAGTTCGATCTCACCGGAAAACAGGTCCAGACCATGGTGCTGCATTATCTCAACGGCCGTCCCGGCATCATCATTGCTGGCCTCTCGTGCGAATGGAAGAAAAGCGCGTCCGGTGACGTTGAGATTCTGAAACTCCTCATCAACGGAAAGCCGGTGGACCTGAATGCGACCTACACCGGGGCCGCAAGCGATTATCTGATGGGTGAAGCGAAGCGATATCTCGGGATTGACGCCCCTCAGCTTACCTATATGAACGAGACGGTGTTTAACGCGGTGGAGAAGAGAGTCCGCGAAATGAAAACTGTTGAAGCAAAAGCAGAGAGACCTTTCAAAGAAATCAAGTAG